The genomic segment GATCAATTCAGAGACTATTGGTTTACAGGGAATGGTctgaaaaggagaaaatatcccTGTTGacgccagaggtcagaggaaaatggcCAGACTGGTTCACAATTGCTCAAATAACAACTCATAGAACCAAagtatgcagaagaccatctgAATGCACATAAAACGTGTAAGAACTTGAAGAAGGCTGGCTACAGCAGCGAAAGACCACACTGATTACACGCTTGTCAACTAGGTGTCCAtgtgtacctaatgaagtggtCAGTAAATGTAGCTTCTGACATTAAAAGTACCTTCTGCTAAATTGTCCTTTAATAGGCTGTTACTAAGCTTAAATATCTTTAGTTCTTATCTGCTGTATACTTATTCAAAAAGAACTGGACTCGATAGGAATTACTCACATCCTCATTAAACTATCAATTTGAACATACTTGTCTGTATCAATGAACTCAATGTTGATTACAAGGGGAGGAGATAACTGATGTGTCATTTACACAGGAAGGATTcttagtaagtaagtaagtaagtagtaGTGCTTATCTAACATAAAATGAAACGTCCTTACTCACACATAGGCCTACATGACCTTTTCAAAATCTATCTGACATTTACAGGGCTGCAGAAAAGGGGTGAGGACAGCTAATTTACATAATGATGGGACATGACTGTGACAGCCATTAGCGCAAAAGCTAAACTAACGGCGAAGCCCCTCGAACCAAGGGGACTAACGAGATACTCAAGACcttctttttcattattttatttattttttctttatttagcaTGGAGAAATAGTCCACTCATGATCCATCatctatttttattcataatagaGCAAGTTTTTTCTGGTGTGATGATAAATGGCCACTGGTTTGGCAGAAATGCAATGTTCTCACAGGGTATCTTCATTTGTGGGGAAATGGCAAGAGCAAAATCctttggatgtgtgtgtttgtgtaagcgTTAAAGATGCTGGAAATTTCATAGCCCTTCACATCAATACAACATTAGCTATTCTGACCGTGTGGGATGCAAAACACACCATCTCAACAGGACCAGGACAAGAAATCCTACAGCCTTGGTGACAGACCGTGGTGAGGTTCTCAAGTGGTTTATTTTCCTGTCTGTTTGCATGATGTTCCTGTCATAGGCAACACAGACTTGTGTCCAAACAGAGCCTGAGTGTCGGGGGAGGAAGCCCATTGGAATAACCCAATAAGTACCGTCAGTCAAACAACAGAGCAGACAGGAGATTGAAAGATAGGTAAAAATACAAAGAGACGAGAACAAGAACTCCTGTATGTGCTCGACAGCAGAGGTGGGGGAGGGAGCAAGGGTTGGCGGGAGAGACGGAGGCTGTCGAGTGGTGggtgggagagaggggaggtggGGCCCGTCTTAATCAGTTGCtgtctgtttggttttttaGCCAATCCCAAAACTCAGCCACAACCCCGCATACTGCAGCAAGCTGCAGCAAAAAAGCCACCTGTTTCCTCAAAACTGATAAGAACCACCAAGAGAGGCTTCTGCATCTGAAGGAGaagtttatttgtgaaatgtttatttgtcaGAAAAAAGGAAGCAGCGTCCTCCCCCGGCTGTGACCCTACATGCTCAACAGTTTCTCAGGCAGCCGACTACTCACCCCCTGCACACTCACTGCACTCTCAGCCATAAAGACAATACTGCACAGCCTCGTACCCCCCACCCAAACTCCCCCACACATAAGCCCACCCCTCCTCTAATAAAAACATCTCCATGGTAATGGGCCAAGCCTTTCTGACCCACATCTATGGTCTCCCACAAGCCAAacttgggggtggggggttggtTACATAGTGTAGGTtcagagattagattagaccCCCATTGGCCATCCTCTGTTAAGATACATGTGTAATTGAAGAAATCTGCCTTGATTAAAATCCCCATCAATCTCAATAttgattatttttacattaaagctAGGGCATAGTAAATTGAAAACTTTGCAGCGTTACACAAGTAATTACACTCTCAGACTCAGGACGGGAGGTCGAGGTAAGTGCTGTCAAAGCCTGAGTGGTAATGGGAAACATGTACAGAAGTTGTGTTCCTGCAGTGGTTGCAGCATTAGTTACATACCTTAACTATtacaccccccacacacacaaacacacacacaaaagggcAGAggtttattaaaattaaaaaaaacaaaacactcaaattaaAGACTAGTCCTTTTTCCTCActcataaatatgtaaaatctttcattctgtttttttctccccactttTCTCTATCCCTTGAGAGCACTTCATGCTCTGTCAAATGCATGAATAAGTCACAAGAGTGACTGTGCTCATAAGTCGTGATTAAAACACCACCACAGCTGACTAGATTACAGCACactattgaaaacatttttatcttaCTGTAGCTGCACTGGAGTGTTAGATCTAGTCCTACATTTTTGCCCCAATTCCAGCACAAAACAAATAGCTGTCCTATCACAGAACCAGGGGGGGGGTTGAACTGGTTTCATGCCACACGCATTCATATGTTAATAGCTGCATGCCATTTCAACAACCGGGTTTCctttgcacatttgtgtgtttccaaCCACTGCTGTTTGGAGAATATTAGTTGGACAGTTCACACAGGAGGTGGTAAAATGTAAAGTCTGGGTCAACACAGAACAAGGATGAAGGCCTTTACACACCAGACACTTTCTgttgtgaacattttcaaagCTATATCAAGTCAATGTGAGCTCTCTCAGCAGCACCTGGATTGTATtgccactttattttatttttttcacaccgAGGTAGAttttcatgacatttaaaaatattaaaataagcaaatggGACTGTTTGCATAAAGGCAGGACGGACCATTCTCAGTTCTCCAAACTGTCTGACAGACATCCCAAATCCATCTGAAGCAGTGAAGTGATAAAGTGGAAGCTTCTGAACCAAGCAAATGATCCTCTCTTCTACAGTGTTGACTGTACCATTTAGTTTTATTCTTTTCAGTAAAATGACTGAGAACCAGCTCACTGACACTAAATAATCCACCCATGCATATTATTTCTAGTTCAGATAATTTAATTTGCTTCACAGTCAAAAGTGAGGGTGTGTCAACATTCACAGCTGAATTATTTGAAATTTGGTACCACTTGAAGGTGATGAGTCAGTAGCGATTGGAATTTTATGCTGTTTCCAATCTGTTATTGTAGATATACTTCTCACTTTATCGAGGACTAAtgtgctttcattttcagttcacACATACCTCCTCTTATTCACCATTGTGAATGTGGAGGCTGGAGACTTCATGCGATTTATTTCATCCTTTGTTTGCCATAATGACCcgtttacatttacagtttatcaGAAAGCCAACATTTCAACCTcctttaagaattaaaaaaaacttgaattcatttattaagttcttattttaaagtaaatcaaAAATATGCATTGATGGGAAACTGAGCTGGTGTGACTTTAGTTCCTGTATAAGCAACCTGACCTCCAGTGGACTGGAAAACACTTGAATAATTAACTTGTATAACacttgttgccatggagacggGTGTCACCCTGTTTAAAGTCTTAATTGACAGTACAGGTGTACATGGTTGTGATTAACTGAATTGAAAATATAGCCAAGTTATTAAATGTGAGAAACGCCCCCGTCGCTCTCTATGTGCATTAACAGTCTCACCAGACCCATTTTTGTCAAGTGAAGTGTAACTAATAAAGGATGATGTGAGGACAGAGGATAGAAAAGGAGCGGGAGTGAGGAGGCTTTAAGGGGGGAGAGCAGCAGAGAATACACACTGGAACAGTCACTAAAGCGGAGAACAGCACACCGAAACGACAACACCTGCGGAAAAAAGCACCTAGCTCCACAGCAGAGCCACACCTTAGCAAAGCTAAAGGCTGTTGAGTCACCGACCGAAACTCGGTCTAAACACTGATACGGCTGGAGTGAGGGAAATACCGAGAGTGTGAGGGGGGAGTAAGAGAGAAACTCACTTTATGTTGTGAAAATAACTCAGAAGAAAAGGGtttctttaacatttaaagagaaataaacatatacagCAAAGCGACAGTGTAAACCACCTGCTGTGTTTCCTGCTCCTGTCACCGCCCTGACAGGTGGTCACGAGGACTTAAATGAGTGTCCTCGTGAATTAATAAAGCTCCGGGCAAAATTGACCACGAACAATAAGTTGGAAGTTTTTTTCTTAAGACTTAAATGATGACCCGTGAGGTTGTCTTACCGTGGTCTGTGAGAATCGACGACACCAGGCAGAACAGTCCGATCCAATTTCGGGCGTCATGTCTCGCCATGGTTGACTCCGCTGCTCCTGCTGGAACCACCGTCCGTCTGTGTCTCTGATACCGACGCAAGATTCAAACAACAGCCTCAGGTGCCTTCTCGGCTccggtgtaaaaaaaacaaccaaaaacttATACTCTCACCCGACAAAAAATAACTTGTGTGTCTGCCGGACAAAACAGGGGTCCGACACAGCCTCTCGATGCAAGTGTCCCACACTGCGCCTTAAACGCGGACTCTGTTAAGtgaatttaaagaaaagaaaaaatcctgTTGAAGTGGTTCCGGCGGTGCACAGGTGTAAACTACCTCCCGCTGCTCCCGCTgctcccactgctgctgctgctgctctctgagtgtgtgagtgctgctgttgctcggcgtgtctccgtgtctctctctctctctcgcgacttgtgtgtgtgtgtgtgcgcgtgcgcgcgcGAGAGCGATAGAGAATGTGACGTCATCAGGGTGAGAGGCGTCACATCCCCTAAAAACACAGTTATTAGTGGAGGGGTTTCGCTGGGAACAACTTGTTGAAGCGACAGCATCTGAAGCTCAGCCGGTTTAACTTTGATTCTAGATTAatttcatgaattaaaaaaacaagaaatatatCCAAGAGGAATGATTTCATATTCAGGAAAATCCCTACGTGACCCAGATTTAGTTGCCCCCACCAAACCCTTACAGCAGATACTTCGAGTGGGTTGaattgataaaaagaaaactctCTAATTGAATATACCTTAGTGGCAGTGAGTTACTGTTCTTTTCTATTGCTTCAAATATGTTTGGCCTCTCTCTTATAGAACAGAGGACATTTTCTCCATTTCAGACTATTCCttgtaaaccctagagatgcgtggaaaaacaagaagatcagcagtttctgaaatactcagaaaTTCCCCGTTTGGCAGTAACAAACACGTCACGCTTATAAAATAAGTTTCTCCATTTTGGTGGTTGGTTTGAACTTCCGCAGCTCGTCTTTGCCTTTTCTATACATGCCTGTGTGCATTGAGATGGCTGATTAGACATTTGCAAGAAGTCAACTAGGAGCTGAACATGTGTATACTAAATAAAGTGAGTGTGCTTTCTACAAAGAAGCAGaattcaactttaaaaaaaagagagaaaaagaaaaatcaatacatATATAGGTTGTATCCAATTAATCTAACTCACAGTAAAAAGACACAGTCTCTGGTGAGTTTATTACGTGGAAACAGATGAGTCTTACGCCCTCTGCTGTTGGTTTGTGtacactgaaaatgaatgagCTCACTACGTAATGAGCTGTTCCTGTAAATCTGTGCTTGATTCAGCTTTCCATTAATTTCCCATGAGAAACAACGtttacagaaaatgttaaatatctCACTATAATTTAATACTTATTGAAACAGTATTAAACAAAATCAGAAGCCAAACGTTTTGATGCATCAAGAGGTGAAATTGGTAGTGTAGGAGGCAGTGACCCTGGATAATGGTTTaataacacacaaatacagacagcATCaacgaaaacaaacacacacagcagtgactgaAGCAAAGTGCTTTACATGTCTGTCCTCTGCCTTCATTAATGTCATGTCTATTTGTGATAAGAGTCTTtgatttgtttgggttttttgttttacaataatattacaacttgcaattcattttgacacattttctacTAGAACATGGGGTGCAAACATGGCTGAGGCATTATCTGGTTTAGAGGTCTAATCCCTGCACCCAAGTGTTTTTGCAGCCAGTGTAATTACATCCACAGTTTACACTGTTTCCTCCGTTCTGTTCCACTTTCAAATGCCTCATCAGCATCGCTGCTTTCTTTCTAAACTCTACAATTTTGAAGAGCTGGAAACACAGTGAGGATCAGAGGTGGAGTcaaattttgtaaatgaaatgtgtagACTGTGTTTTGTATATATATTCCCTGTGTGAATCTGCTGTGCAAATGAAACGTCAGATTCCATCAGCACTTGACGTCGCCACATGTTCATTTGCAGCCACACACTGATGTAGAGAGTCAGAGGGGAGGGACCACCCGTAACACACGGCTAAACTGTACCATGGTATGTTCATGGCAGAATAAGGAGCTTCAAATAACGTGGACCTCCAAATAGAGAATTTCATTCCTTTTCCTTCATCCATTTTTCATAGCCATAGCAAATCGACCTTCACACCTTCCACTTTCCACCTACCACCCACTTAACTTATACCACATCCCAGCCTTTacatttttcctttatttaCTCTTCActttcctcccttccttcagccctccctccctccttccctctacCCATGTCATTCGATTTCCTTTGTCCAGTTGTCCTTCACTCCTCACTGCTATTCATCCTGTCCTCCATCCTCATGCTCTCCGGGGGTCTGTGGCTAGTGATAATGAAGCACACAGTTAACAGATATTAGCTCATTGGCAGTGGATTCATTAGGCAGAGCCAAGGCTTATGGTGATTATTTACCCATGGAGGAGGGGCCACAGGATCAGTGGCGCACTCCGTGTCACCAGCCACAGGCTTCTTTGAAGTCTCACTCCCTCGTCTGTCCCCCTGCAATACTCTCTCATACTTTCCTTTCCATGGGTTTTCTCGTTCTGTCTGAGCACCTCTCCCTTCACATCTCTGCTCtccattttttctctttccctgTCATTAGACACCCACTGTactgtgctgctctctctctctctctctctctctctctcttccccccgTTGTCCCTCTTCACCACCTCCATTCACCCAATGGTAATTATGGAAAAATCTGTAATGATGCTCAGAGGAGCTGATAATACCTTTAGCTTAATTAAAGACGTTTATGGGATGTAAAGACAAGTTGCCGAGGGGTTACTGTGCACCCACACTAAcccaaagtcttttttttctcgcCTTTTCATCTCCTTCAATCCTCGTCTTTCTGCTAATCACATCCTTTTCTCAATTTCACTCTCACAGTGTCATACACAGGAATACATGGCCCGTCCTTTTGTGAGAATAAATGTCAGGGTCAGACGTACTGTAGCAAATCGGCCAGAATTTCATCTGTGAAGTGTTTGGTAGATGTAGTTTATCAgcctcactcacactcacaaacacacaaaaccaacaGGCTTTTCCTGCTGATTATCCCAGTGTCTGTCGAGTCACATCCTGTTGGGCTGAAAGTGCGACACATTTGTGAACACGTCAGTCAGGGACACTGGTAATACTGTAGGAAAATTAACAATACTTTGTCCACTGGAGAGACGTTAGAAAGGTCACAGTGTTGGAGAGACAGCTGGTGCTGGTATAAATGTGTGATGGAGACTGCGTTTCTCACCTGTATGCTTGTTTCTTCATTTGTGGTGCATTCCTCTCGTGTCAGCAACACAGGTATGAAATGCTTTCTGTAATTTCATTTCTACTGCTCTAACAGGAAAGGGGGGGATAATTATGCAGCTAATGGCAGGTTTAGATTAGCAAGCATGAATGAACCTGTTTCtctgattcaaatgatcataCACGAACAGAACTTCATCATTTTATGGAGGGAcctaaagaaaacatttttttgtgatttttgttcttctctgcaaagacttttcatttttttcttcagtgacTTAATgtaggcctttctgcatggaggttgcatgttctccctgtgagtgcgtgggttttctccggtttcctcccacagtccacatgcaatatggggattaagtCAAGTGGAAACTCTAGATTGACCatcgaccctcatgtggaggataaagcggtagaagatgaatggacgGATGGAGGGACTTTAATGTAAACCCATGAAGAAAAGACAGCTAAAGTTAACATACATATACTGTTACTTGTTAGATAAATCATGTACAGTTACGTCCatgcaaatatttcactttCTGTTACTTGTCCATCTGGTGCATCTTAGCATGAAAGGGCTGTCCAGGGAAACAAAAATGGAATTTGGCAAAAACAGGAATAAGATCATCTATTTGATAACACTCACTCTGAATGTTAAAGGCCACAAATGAGCCTCAGCTGAACtccagaaaacatttttacatgaatacAGGACTGGGTTTTTGTCTCACATCGTTCACGTCAAAACTGCTCAAAGAAGGGATCTTTCTGTGGCCTGCGCAAATTCAAGGGTACAATTATGATGCAGATAACTCTTATAATAACCATATTAGCATGTGAATATTGCTTGAATGGGATTCAATGCTGCACTAACAGCTacattttgcctctgtttggcCTTCATGAACAGAAGTGATGTAACTGCATCCTTCCTCTGAAAACAGAACCCGTCAAGCAATGCAATTCTTCTCAACAAAATACTTCACATTCTATAATGCAAAACTTTTATGTACTCTCTACTTTAGAATGGAATGATGTTGTGGTGGCTAGAGAGGGTTTGCCTGCCACCTTGGTCTGTACTGATACAACAGTGAGAGGTGCTGTGTCCATAAACTGGATGGTGAAGTCACTTCATGGTGCCAGTGAATGGAAATTGGTTCTCTCAGCTAATGAAAGGAAGGAGTTCTCTGGTGGCGCCTCGAAGGCATCCATGCGACTGACTGACCCAAACTTTCAGGATACTGGGGTTTTCTCTCTGATGTTTTCCCCCAAAATGGAGGACGGAGGTCTCTACTCATGTTTGATCaagcagcaggagaggaaacTGAAAGAGAGGATTATCCTCCTAGCTATCCTTACAGGTAGAAAAGAAGTCAAccttccttcttccttcctcCGTTCAGCACGTATTTATCTACCGATCCACTGATTTCCTTTGTCCGTTGTCATCAACAGTCTCCATCCTCCCATCTCCGGTCATTCCTCAGTATAGCACCCTACGTATGAACGCCAGTGTTTATCCCAACATTGCCATCACCAAAATTACTTGGACATCACCTGGAGGCTTGTTACTGAAGAGTGAGAAAATAGCAAACGTGGCCACAGTGACTAAACGGCCACGGGTCCAGAGCAGTGATGGTGGAATCTACGTCTGCACAGTTTACCCCTGgggtaacagcagcagcactcattTTACATTCAATGTGAACGTCACCATTGGTAAGACTGACcagaagaagagaaatgttGAAATACTGAGGAATAGAATACGTatgttgctgcttttgtttacagtgtaaagAGGGCATCTGGGCCAGAAAGTTCGGCTgcagcattatttatttaagcaTCCTGTAGCTACAGTTCTTCAAAGTATTTACTTTTACAGCAGAGTTTCAAGATTCAAACATCTACTGTAGATCTGCACTAAAATTCAGCCAGTCCTCCTGTGAATATTATATTGCAATGTGTATGTATTATTCATAatttaggtttttgttttggggttttttttcctcctttttctcatttttttctctcttctcctttctctccaCAGCTGACAAAGTTGTCTCATTCGTTGATGTAAAGCACTGTGAGTGACTTGGTAGCACAAGCAGTATTAAAGTCCTGTGTCAGCAGCTTGATAATCAGGCAGAGCAGAGAATGCAGGACCAAGACTAAGTATCTCAGCATATAAGAACCTAATCCCTATTGTTGGAGAATTTTTTCCCCTATCTTGGTTCCCCTACTCAATATTCTGTTTAGGCTGCCTTTCCCTCACTTTTCATTGTCTCccattttattcaaaattccATGTCATTATGTCTCTCTTCAATGGCGTATCTTTAAATCTGCCCCTGTGTGACATCTTCCTCTCCATCTATCCATCAATCATTCTGGTTTATCCTCCCTCTTCACTTGTTGCCTGCAGACCATGAGATCTCCACTGCCACACAGGAACAGATGTCCTTAAACCTGAAGTGTCCTGATGTCCAGGGCGACTTTGTCCAGCTGTTCTGGACACCTGGAGACATAAGTAAAATGGAGCGTGTCTATGAGTATGATCGCTGGAGGGATTCCAGCTTTATGAATGAGAAGAGCAGGAGACTCAAGCTCGCTGGCCCACCCTATAACGCAGAGGCTGGGAGCTTCTCCTTTCTGCTCACGCCTGACGTCAGTGACGGCGGCCTCTACGCGTGCGAGGTGTTCGAAAATGACAATCCTTTCAGTCAGAGGACAGTGCTCAGCGTGCTGAAAGGTAGAGATCAGTAGGATGCTTCATgctatactgtacatatatatatatacacatgtatatacacatatatatgagctatagaaacaggaagtgaagcttACTGACTTTACTGACTGAAACATTTAGTTTGGCtttgaaaaatacacacagtgaaGCGCTCTTTAATCTTCACACAAACAACTTGCACGTTGCAACCACTTATCTGTTCATACAGTTGCTGGTTGTTTGCCAGGATCTAATTACGGCATGTAGCTTATCCTAAATAGTTTCACATTTATTGGCATGATTAATGCTtataattaaacaaatgaaatgtaccCTGTTGATTAATAGGCTTACCTTACTTACTCTTTacaagaaagcagaaaaaaacaacccaaaaactgttcctttaaatgGACAGTGGCAAAATGAAAGGATGGCATGGTGACAATAAGCAGAGGATTTCTCACGTCCTGCCTGCTGTGCATTGCAACCACACAGCATCCACTGGGATTTATGTGGGGGAAACAAAATGAGAATTTCACATGGACATTGGTGAAATGTcacataataaaatgaatacatccTCAAAATTGCTCATGAAATGCAACATTTGCTCAATTCATACATttaaagaggaggaaatgagcACTTGTTGATTTTTATGCGCACACCTTGGGGAGTTCTCACCCTTTGCACAGaatacatttgcacacacacacacacacacacacacacagaatctaacacacatacacactcatacacatacAATGCCCTGTCATGGCGGCCTTGGAAAGCTTTACTAATCACAGTCCCACTGGCATCCATCACAGCTGCCCAGACGTGACCAGCCGATccgtcactgtcactgtcacccTGCTTCAC from the Solea senegalensis isolate Sse05_10M linkage group LG9, IFAPA_SoseM_1, whole genome shotgun sequence genome contains:
- the g6fl gene encoding g6f-like isoform X2, yielding METAFLTCMLVSSFVVHSSRVSNTEWNDVVVAREGLPATLVCTDTTVRGAVSINWMVKSLHGASEWKLVLSANERKEFSGGASKASMRLTDPNFQDTGVFSLMFSPKMEDGGLYSCLIKQQERKLKERIILLAILTVSILPSPVIPQYSTLRMNASVYPNIAITKITWTSPGGLLLKSEKIANVATVTKRPRVQSSDGGIYVCTVYPWGNSSSTHFTFNVNVTIADKVVSFVDVKHYHEISTATQEQMSLNLKCPDVQGDFVQLFWTPGDISKMERVYEYDRWRDSSFMNEKSRRLKLAGPPYNAEAGSFSFLLTPDVSDGGLYACEVFENDNPFSQRTVLSVLKVNVGVATPSMLPSLSALLLLVPLVAVAVGALLWRQKLISDRGIEQSLSVPSGEVENIYENLDDVKQAPPQGSVYMDLKPRGEDDVYKELERCEECQS
- the g6fl gene encoding g6f-like isoform X1; translation: METAFLTCMLVSSFVVHSSRVSNTEWNDVVVAREGLPATLVCTDTTVRGAVSINWMVKSLHGASEWKLVLSANERKEFSGGASKASMRLTDPNFQDTGVFSLMFSPKMEDGGLYSCLIKQQERKLKERIILLAILTVSILPSPVIPQYSTLRMNASVYPNIAITKITWTSPGGLLLKSEKIANVATVTKRPRVQSSDGGIYVCTVYPWGNSSSTHFTFNVNVTIADKVVSFVDVKHYHEISTATQEQMSLNLKCPDVQGDFVQLFWTPGDISKMERVYEYDRWRDSSFMNEKSRRLKLAGPPYNAEAGSFSFLLTPDVSDGGLYACEVFENDNPFSQRTVLSVLKVKASRSSSRLELTCKYSAVPHVQRAIWTYQDKNRRLECSSVTPGIITTSVPLPVTSDTAGNYTCTINMKKGPTIWATHTVTLPPKDGEKVNVGVATPSMLPSLSALLLLVPLVAVAVGALLWRQKLISDRGIEQSLSVPSGEVENIYENLDDVKQAPPQGSVYMDLKPRGEDDVYKELERCEECQS